A single region of the Phycisphaerae bacterium RAS1 genome encodes:
- a CDS encoding Sulfite exporter TauE/SafE: MSALPTPIESGALHSAPRLEWSRLLRRRRVWAFAAGLGAALLVLGVVALVPHGGELRVPGSSLPLAATLVVFLAATICEFVDSSLGMGYGTTLTPLLLLAGFEPTAIVPAVLLSEGVTGLAATLMHQRDGNIDYLRDRRAGRVALLLAALSAVGAVGAVNIALLIPARSLAIIIALMIVGMGVLILGTIRRRLRFRPVHLVGVGMLAAFNKGLSGGGYGPLVTAGQVVSGVSPRQAVAITSLCESITCVAGLAGFLVMGKSILWELAGPMLVGALLSVPLATLSVRKLPESTIRGGVGIATLLLGGLALGRLAL; encoded by the coding sequence ATGAGCGCGCTGCCCACACCCATTGAAAGTGGTGCGCTCCACAGCGCGCCGCGACTGGAGTGGTCGCGGCTGCTGCGCCGACGGCGTGTGTGGGCGTTCGCGGCCGGGCTGGGCGCCGCACTGCTCGTGCTGGGTGTCGTGGCGCTCGTGCCGCACGGCGGCGAGCTGCGCGTGCCGGGTTCGAGCCTGCCGCTGGCGGCGACGCTGGTGGTGTTCCTCGCGGCGACGATCTGCGAGTTCGTCGATTCGTCGCTGGGAATGGGTTACGGCACGACCCTGACGCCGCTGCTTCTGCTGGCGGGGTTCGAGCCGACGGCGATCGTGCCGGCGGTGCTGCTGAGCGAAGGCGTGACGGGCCTGGCGGCGACGCTGATGCACCAGCGCGACGGCAACATTGATTACCTGCGTGATCGGAGGGCCGGCCGCGTGGCGCTTCTTCTGGCGGCGTTGAGCGCGGTGGGAGCGGTCGGCGCGGTCAACATCGCGCTGCTGATTCCGGCGCGGTCGCTGGCGATCATCATCGCGCTGATGATCGTCGGCATGGGGGTACTCATCCTCGGAACGATCCGCCGCCGGCTGCGGTTCCGCCCGGTTCACCTGGTCGGCGTGGGCATGCTGGCCGCGTTCAACAAGGGGCTGAGCGGCGGCGGGTACGGGCCGCTGGTGACGGCCGGGCAGGTCGTCAGCGGCGTTTCCCCGCGCCAGGCGGTGGCAATCACGTCGCTGTGCGAGTCGATCACGTGCGTGGCGGGACTGGCCGGATTCCTCGTGATGGGCAAGTCAATTCTGTGGGAGCTGGCCGGGCCGATGCTGGTGGGGGCGCTGCTGAGCGTGCCGCTGGCGACGCTGTCGGTGCGAAAACTGCCTGAGTCGACGATCCGCGGCGGGGTTGGGATTGCGACGTTACTGCTGGGTGGGCTGGCGCTGGGGCGCTTGGCGCTGTAG
- the carB gene encoding Carbamoyl-phosphate synthase large chain, whose protein sequence is MPRRPDIQCVLIIGSGPIVIGQACEFDYSGTQACKALREEGIRVVLVNSNPATIMTDPEFADRTYIEPITPEVVEKILAKEKSRGTPIDSILPTIGGQTGLNCAMACHQAGILQQYGVRMLAATPEAIHKAEDRLAFRAAMQKIGLDVPRSGVARSWEEAQRVIADVNLPCAIRPAFTLGGSGGGFARTMEEFEEVCKRGLAYSPVSQVLIEESLWGWKEFELEVVRDRNDNVVIVCSIENFDPMGVHTGDSITVAPAQTLSDREYQRMRDASIAIIREIGVDTGGSNIQFGVHPQTGRMCVIEMNPRVSRSSALASKATGFPIARIATKLAIGYTLDELPNDITKTTPACFEPAIDYCVVKIPRWTFEKFPEADEMLTTQMKSVGEAMAIGRTFKEALQKCIRSMELKRFGFGLDKNDRWLEALRNIQSRDRQGAIALAAGASPDPSRDRVGAVHPTRDREGVLHPSRDREGVVLSADAPSPASTDASQIAGSRIGEAPADTQESKAERWPIPTSLIEDKLARPAQGRLYYARYALKLGWSVDWVYNLSHIDRWFLENLRELTEFEEKLIAAAPAAASAAASAASAAAGEVAVSAFPNPPRQAAGCAPAVRAASDAKLAPLADLLWRAKSLGYSDVQLAHAWNLDAAAVRGLRNRLGVIPSYRLVDTCAAEFAAATPYYYSTYERPPARIANVEWRISIDAPAASIRHSPFDIRNFADEVRDSGKPKVVVLGGGPNRIGQGIEFDYCCVHAAMAARELGYDAVMINSNPETVSTDYDTSDMLFFEPLTHEDVLSVCETLADSSESRVASSELNATQSDDSLLATRYSALVGVICQFGGQTPLNLARGLEQAGVPILGTSPTAIHLAEDREQFSRILDELGIQQPPSGIARSFEDAKAVADRIGYPVLVRPSYVLGGRAMEICNNEGDLRHYMTHAVEAGGEHPILIDRFLSDAIEVDCDAVCDGRDVIICGVLEHIEEAGIHSGDSAMTLPPYSLSAAIVQQIMYAARRLALRLGVVGLMNVQFAIKEDDIYVLEVNPRASRTVPFIAKATGVPWAKIAAKVMLGKTLAELSVSEPPPRRHIAVKHSVFPFDKFPGVDVALGPEMRSTGEVMGVDERFSLAFAKAQMGASIRLPLEGRVFVSVADRDKPFLPAVARDLARLGFEIVATAGTARSLQSAGLKVTNVNKIRDGGVSPLDLIKRGEIAMLINTPERTGRHTDEGKIRAAAALHRLPIMTTITGAKAAVAAIGALKRRTWDVHALQDLCP, encoded by the coding sequence ATGCCGCGTCGCCCCGACATTCAGTGCGTTCTCATCATCGGTTCCGGTCCGATCGTCATCGGTCAGGCGTGCGAGTTTGACTACTCGGGCACGCAAGCCTGCAAGGCGCTGCGCGAAGAGGGAATCCGCGTCGTCCTGGTGAATTCCAACCCGGCGACGATCATGACCGATCCGGAATTCGCCGACCGGACGTATATCGAACCGATCACGCCCGAAGTCGTCGAGAAAATCCTCGCGAAAGAAAAAAGTCGCGGCACGCCGATCGACTCAATCCTGCCCACCATCGGCGGACAGACCGGCCTGAACTGCGCCATGGCGTGCCACCAAGCTGGAATTCTGCAGCAATACGGCGTGCGGATGCTGGCCGCGACGCCCGAGGCGATTCACAAGGCCGAGGACCGGCTCGCGTTTCGGGCGGCGATGCAGAAGATCGGGCTGGATGTGCCGCGCAGCGGCGTGGCGCGAAGCTGGGAGGAGGCGCAGCGGGTCATCGCGGATGTGAATTTGCCGTGCGCGATCCGGCCGGCGTTCACGCTGGGCGGCAGCGGCGGCGGCTTCGCGCGGACGATGGAGGAATTTGAGGAGGTTTGCAAGCGCGGGCTGGCGTATTCGCCGGTCAGCCAGGTGCTGATCGAGGAATCGCTCTGGGGCTGGAAGGAATTTGAGCTGGAGGTCGTCCGCGACCGTAACGACAACGTCGTAATCGTCTGTTCCATCGAGAATTTCGACCCGATGGGCGTGCACACCGGCGACAGCATCACCGTCGCCCCGGCCCAGACGCTGAGCGACCGCGAGTATCAGCGGATGCGCGATGCGTCGATCGCCATCATCCGCGAGATCGGCGTCGACACCGGCGGCTCGAACATTCAGTTCGGCGTGCATCCGCAAACCGGGCGGATGTGCGTGATCGAGATGAATCCGCGCGTCTCGCGCTCGTCGGCCCTGGCCAGCAAGGCCACCGGCTTTCCCATCGCCCGCATTGCCACCAAGCTCGCGATCGGCTACACGCTGGACGAACTGCCCAATGACATCACGAAGACCACGCCGGCGTGCTTTGAGCCGGCGATCGACTATTGCGTCGTCAAGATTCCGCGCTGGACCTTTGAAAAATTCCCCGAGGCTGACGAGATGCTGACGACGCAGATGAAAAGCGTCGGCGAGGCGATGGCGATCGGACGGACGTTCAAAGAGGCGCTGCAGAAGTGCATCCGCTCGATGGAGCTGAAACGCTTCGGCTTCGGCCTCGACAAGAACGACCGCTGGCTTGAAGCCCTGCGAAACATTCAGAGCCGCGACCGTCAGGGAGCGATTGCATTGGCCGCCGGCGCGTCGCCTGATCCGAGCCGCGACCGTGTGGGAGCGGTCCACCCGACCCGCGACCGTGAGGGAGTGCTCCATCCGAGCCGCGACCGTGAGGGAGTGGTCCTCTCTGCAGACGCACCCTCTCCCGCCAGCACTGACGCTTCGCAAATCGCCGGCAGCCGTATCGGTGAAGCCCCCGCCGACACACAGGAGAGCAAGGCCGAGCGCTGGCCGATTCCGACGTCGCTGATCGAGGACAAGCTCGCGCGCCCCGCCCAGGGCCGCCTTTACTACGCGCGCTACGCGCTGAAGCTCGGCTGGTCGGTCGACTGGGTCTACAACCTGTCGCACATCGATCGCTGGTTCCTCGAAAACCTGCGCGAGCTGACCGAGTTCGAGGAGAAGCTGATCGCTGCCGCGCCGGCCGCCGCGAGCGCCGCCGCCTCCGCCGCGAGCGCGGCTGCGGGCGAAGTCGCCGTGAGCGCATTTCCGAACCCGCCGCGCCAAGCGGCGGGGTGTGCACCCGCGGTGCGTGCGGCTTCGGATGCCAAGCTCGCGCCTCTCGCGGACCTGCTGTGGCGCGCCAAGTCGCTGGGCTACAGCGACGTCCAGCTCGCGCACGCCTGGAACCTCGACGCCGCCGCAGTCCGCGGCCTCCGCAACCGTCTCGGCGTCATTCCCAGCTACCGCCTGGTGGACACGTGCGCCGCCGAATTCGCGGCCGCGACGCCGTATTACTACTCAACGTATGAGCGACCACCCGCACGAATTGCGAATGTCGAATGGCGAATATCGATTGACGCGCCGGCCGCGAGCATTCGACATTCGCCATTCGACATTCGAAATTTCGCCGACGAAGTTCGTGACTCCGGCAAACCGAAGGTTGTCGTCCTCGGCGGCGGGCCGAACCGCATCGGGCAGGGCATCGAGTTCGACTACTGCTGCGTCCATGCGGCGATGGCCGCCCGCGAGCTGGGGTATGACGCGGTGATGATCAACTCGAACCCGGAGACGGTCAGCACCGACTACGACACGAGCGACATGCTCTTCTTCGAGCCGCTAACGCATGAGGACGTGCTCAGCGTGTGCGAGACATTGGCGGACAGTAGCGAGTCAAGAGTAGCGAGTAGCGAGTTGAATGCCACCCAATCCGACGACTCGCTACTCGCTACTCGCTACTCTGCACTCGTCGGCGTCATCTGCCAATTCGGCGGGCAGACGCCGCTCAATCTCGCGCGAGGGCTGGAGCAGGCCGGCGTTCCGATTCTCGGCACCAGTCCGACGGCCATTCACCTCGCCGAGGACCGCGAACAGTTCTCGCGCATTCTCGACGAGCTCGGCATTCAACAGCCGCCCAGCGGCATCGCACGGTCGTTTGAAGACGCCAAGGCGGTCGCCGACCGAATCGGATATCCCGTGCTGGTGCGGCCGTCGTACGTGCTAGGCGGCCGGGCGATGGAGATCTGCAATAACGAGGGCGACCTGCGGCACTACATGACGCACGCCGTCGAGGCCGGCGGCGAGCATCCGATCCTGATTGACCGTTTCCTCTCCGACGCCATCGAGGTCGATTGCGACGCCGTCTGCGACGGGCGCGACGTGATCATCTGCGGCGTGCTGGAGCACATCGAGGAAGCGGGCATTCACTCGGGCGACTCGGCCATGACGCTGCCGCCTTACTCGCTCTCGGCCGCGATTGTGCAGCAGATCATGTACGCCGCCCGCCGACTCGCGCTGCGTCTGGGCGTGGTCGGATTGATGAATGTGCAATTCGCGATCAAGGAAGACGACATCTACGTGCTGGAAGTGAACCCGCGGGCGTCGCGCACCGTGCCCTTCATCGCCAAGGCTACCGGCGTGCCATGGGCCAAGATCGCGGCGAAGGTGATGCTTGGGAAGACACTGGCGGAGCTAAGCGTCAGCGAGCCGCCGCCGCGACGGCATATCGCGGTGAAGCATTCGGTCTTTCCGTTCGACAAGTTCCCTGGCGTGGATGTCGCGTTGGGGCCGGAGATGCGCAGCACGGGCGAGGTGATGGGCGTCGACGAGCGCTTTTCGCTGGCCTTCGCCAAGGCGCAAATGGGCGCCTCGATCCGGCTGCCGCTCGAAGGCCGGGTGTTCGTCTCCGTCGCCGACCGCGACAAGCCTTTTCTGCCCGCGGTCGCCCGCGACCTCGCTCGTCTCGGCTTCGAGATCGTCGCCACCGCGGGCACCGCCCGCTCGCTGCAAAGCGCCGGGCTGAAAGTCACGAACGTGAACAAGATCCGCGACGGCGGCGTCAGCCCGCTCGACCTGATCAAGCGCGGCGAGATTGCAATGCTCATCAACACGCCCGAGCGCACCGGGCGGCATACCGACGAGGGCAAGATTCGGGCGGCCGCGGCGCTGCATCGGCTGCCGATCATGACGACGATCACCGGGGCGAAGGCGGCGGTGGCGGCGATCGGAGCGCTGAAACGTCGAACGTGGGACGTGCACGCATTGCAGGATCTGTGCCCGTAG
- a CDS encoding Cytidylyltransferase family protein, translating to MNHGREIGRKVVHLTSALVPIVYLFAPRDRMLMLAGAALAIVLAVDWLRRTPTAFGRWFRGLFGYMLRSYEERELMGGTFVLLAGFLCVLLFSKPIAVTVLFILSISDSAASIIGILFGKARFMGKTIAGSAAFFVTALVIAAVLLPGRVGIIVVAAVAATLVEALPLRIGGWKVDDNLSVPLITGCVLTFCEALGW from the coding sequence ATGAATCACGGCCGCGAGATCGGGCGGAAAGTCGTTCACCTGACGTCGGCGCTGGTGCCGATCGTCTACCTTTTCGCGCCGCGTGATCGGATGCTCATGCTGGCGGGCGCGGCGCTGGCGATCGTGCTGGCGGTCGACTGGCTTCGCCGCACGCCCACCGCCTTCGGGCGTTGGTTTCGCGGGCTGTTTGGATATATGTTGCGATCCTACGAAGAGCGCGAGCTGATGGGCGGGACCTTCGTGCTGCTGGCGGGGTTCCTGTGCGTGCTGCTCTTTTCCAAGCCGATCGCGGTGACGGTCCTGTTCATCCTCTCCATTTCCGACTCGGCCGCTTCCATCATCGGAATCCTGTTCGGCAAGGCGCGCTTCATGGGCAAGACCATCGCCGGCAGCGCGGCGTTTTTCGTCACCGCACTGGTGATTGCGGCGGTGCTGCTGCCCGGGCGCGTGGGCATAATTGTCGTGGCCGCAGTCGCCGCCACGCTGGTCGAGGCCCTCCCGCTGCGGATCGGAGGATGGAAGGTGGACGACAATCTCAGCGTGCCGCTGATCACGGGTTGCGTGCTGACGTTCTGCGAGGCGCTCGGCTGGTAG
- a CDS encoding cytidylate kinase: MITRRASVGSLELDRLIERQLRNWELSRAQKRADPGSPESAVNEFITISRMIGSGGHEIAQRLGKRLNWPVFDKEILQHMAGDDALRRRLYDAMDERDEGWLEGMLRLVLECEFHQEEYFHRLIETVLALARKGHGVFLGRGAHLILPRECGLRVRLFAPRDVCIRRIAEREGVSSEDARRRFDETQGQRTDFVRRHFGPKGDGIEPYDLLINTGTVTMDQATEMIVAATKQWGK; encoded by the coding sequence ATGATCACCCGGCGAGCGTCCGTCGGTTCGCTCGAGTTGGATCGCCTGATCGAGCGACAGTTGCGCAATTGGGAGCTCTCCCGCGCGCAGAAGCGCGCCGACCCGGGCAGCCCGGAGTCGGCGGTTAACGAGTTCATCACCATCTCGCGCATGATCGGTTCAGGCGGCCACGAGATCGCCCAGCGCCTCGGAAAGCGGCTGAACTGGCCTGTTTTCGACAAGGAGATTCTCCAGCACATGGCGGGCGACGACGCCCTGCGCCGCCGGCTTTACGACGCCATGGACGAACGCGATGAGGGCTGGCTGGAAGGCATGCTGCGGCTGGTTCTGGAGTGCGAGTTCCACCAGGAAGAGTACTTTCACCGCCTGATCGAAACCGTGCTGGCGCTGGCGCGCAAGGGGCACGGCGTATTCCTCGGACGTGGGGCGCACCTGATTCTGCCGCGCGAATGCGGCCTGCGCGTACGGCTGTTCGCGCCACGCGACGTCTGCATCCGGCGGATCGCGGAGCGCGAAGGCGTGAGCAGCGAGGACGCCCGCCGGCGCTTCGACGAAACCCAGGGTCAGCGGACCGACTTCGTGCGGCGGCACTTCGGCCCGAAAGGCGACGGCATCGAGCCGTATGACCTGCTGATCAACACGGGGACGGTGACGATGGATCAGGCGACCGAGATGATCGTGGCGGCGACGAAGCAGTGGGGGAAATGA
- a CDS encoding Transposase IS200 like protein, whose amino-acid sequence MSRYRAGEHLPYFCTITILDWVPVFIDARTIDPLVDSLRFSREKKGVQLFAFVVMPNHLHLIAAADDLHAVMRDFKRFTSRTIHERLVADGRETILTWLQRAAQAARRERGEFSFWQDGFHPQAITSRAMFEQKLAYLHGNPVRKGLVATPEDWWYGSAAWYAGRKPACMEMDLLEF is encoded by the coding sequence ATGTCGCGCTACCGCGCCGGCGAGCATCTGCCCTACTTCTGCACGATCACCATCCTCGATTGGGTTCCCGTCTTCATCGACGCCCGCACCATCGACCCGCTCGTGGATTCGCTGCGTTTCTCACGCGAAAAGAAGGGCGTGCAACTCTTCGCCTTCGTCGTCATGCCCAACCACCTGCACCTGATCGCGGCCGCGGATGACCTGCATGCGGTGATGCGCGATTTCAAGCGCTTCACGTCGCGCACGATTCACGAGCGGCTCGTCGCCGACGGCCGAGAGACGATCCTGACATGGCTGCAGCGCGCGGCGCAGGCCGCCCGGCGCGAGCGCGGCGAGTTCTCGTTCTGGCAGGATGGGTTTCATCCACAGGCGATCACCTCGCGCGCCATGTTCGAACAGAAGCTCGCGTACCTGCACGGCAACCCGGTCCGAAAGGGGCTGGTCGCGACACCGGAGGATTGGTGGTACGGCTCGGCGGCGTGGTACGCGGGCAGGAAGCCGGCTTGCATGGAGATGGATTTGCTGGAGTTTTGA
- the hhoB_1 gene encoding putative serine protease HhoB precursor: MRATVTLILLLAAAAAPADVIFLNDGRQIHAEILREHADRVIVDLGFDVLAVPRSAIASIDKAAATAPVVSDVEATQDLYSTARLPAASVKQLVERFGEGVALVSSPSGDGSGFFITEQGHLITNFHVIERETKVAITVFRKVGAEFRRQKLEEVEIVAINSFLDLALLRAKLPDDYKPTVTYLATDDDLREGEQVFAIGNPLGLERTVSQGIISRRNRASEGLVYIQTTAQINPGNSGGPLFNMRGEVIGVTNMKISFGEGLGFAIPIRYAIDFLKNRDAFAYNSESSEAGYRYLQPVERQNKDAPGFLRVK; the protein is encoded by the coding sequence ATGCGCGCCACCGTCACTCTCATCCTGCTGCTCGCGGCCGCCGCCGCGCCGGCGGACGTCATTTTTCTGAACGACGGCCGCCAGATTCACGCTGAAATCCTGCGCGAGCACGCGGACCGCGTGATTGTCGATCTGGGTTTCGACGTGCTGGCCGTGCCGCGCTCCGCCATCGCGTCGATCGACAAAGCGGCCGCGACGGCCCCCGTCGTGTCCGACGTCGAGGCCACGCAGGACCTTTACAGCACCGCGCGGCTGCCGGCCGCCAGCGTGAAGCAGCTCGTGGAGCGCTTCGGCGAGGGCGTGGCGCTGGTCTCGTCGCCCAGCGGCGACGGCAGCGGGTTTTTCATCACCGAGCAGGGCCACCTGATCACTAATTTTCACGTGATTGAGCGCGAAACGAAGGTAGCCATCACGGTGTTTCGCAAGGTGGGCGCGGAGTTCCGCCGGCAGAAGCTGGAAGAAGTCGAAATCGTCGCGATCAATTCGTTCCTCGATCTGGCGCTGCTGCGGGCCAAGCTGCCGGACGACTACAAGCCGACGGTCACTTACCTCGCGACAGACGACGACCTGCGCGAAGGAGAGCAGGTTTTCGCCATTGGCAACCCGCTGGGATTGGAGCGGACTGTTTCGCAGGGCATCATCAGCCGCCGCAACCGCGCCAGCGAAGGGCTGGTCTACATTCAGACGACGGCGCAGATCAACCCTGGTAATTCGGGCGGGCCGTTGTTCAACATGCGCGGCGAGGTGATCGGCGTGACGAACATGAAGATATCGTTTGGCGAAGGGCTGGGTTTCGCCATTCCGATAAGGTACGCGATCGATTTTCTGAAGAACCGCGACGCGTTCGCCTACAACAGTGAAAGCTCGGAAGCCGGATACCGCTATCTTCAACCGGTCGAGCGGCAGAACAAGGACGCGCCCGGGTTTCTGAGAGTGAAGTAG